The proteins below come from a single Polynucleobacter sp. MWH-UH23A genomic window:
- a CDS encoding isocitrate lyase/PEP mutase family protein, protein MSKQRIEYNQRLSKPGLIVAPGVYEMVSLRLADRMGFDALYMTGYGTVASLLGLPDAGIATYTEMVGRVNTMAGMAKTPLIADGDTGYGGLLNVRHTIRGYEAAGAVAIQLEDQEFPKKCGHTPGRRVIPMEDMVKKIEVAVTSRSDPNFKIIARTDARTTLGLDEALRRGEAYARAGADILFIESPETQDEMRKIGQTFPDHPLIANMVEKGRTPVLSKVELEQLGYKIAIFPVTALLASVQAMTGVYKHFKDSGSSINNPVDLFDFGELSKLMGFEDVWEFEKRFVEVK, encoded by the coding sequence ATGAGCAAGCAGCGAATTGAATATAACCAGCGCCTAAGTAAACCGGGATTGATTGTTGCCCCCGGTGTTTATGAAATGGTCTCATTGCGTTTAGCAGACCGCATGGGCTTTGATGCACTTTATATGACCGGTTATGGCACTGTTGCTTCTTTGCTAGGTTTGCCGGATGCAGGCATAGCAACTTATACAGAAATGGTTGGGAGAGTAAACACCATGGCAGGTATGGCTAAAACGCCCTTAATTGCTGATGGTGATACTGGTTACGGTGGATTGCTTAATGTTCGCCACACTATTCGTGGGTATGAAGCTGCAGGTGCAGTAGCTATTCAACTAGAAGACCAGGAGTTTCCAAAAAAATGTGGGCACACCCCTGGGCGCAGAGTGATTCCCATGGAGGATATGGTGAAAAAAATTGAGGTCGCCGTAACCTCTCGAAGTGACCCAAACTTCAAAATTATTGCCAGAACTGATGCCAGGACAACACTAGGTTTGGATGAGGCATTGCGCCGAGGCGAGGCATATGCTCGTGCAGGGGCTGACATTCTTTTTATTGAGTCCCCCGAAACACAAGATGAGATGAGAAAAATCGGCCAGACCTTTCCAGATCATCCATTGATAGCTAATATGGTTGAGAAGGGTAGAACCCCCGTTTTATCCAAGGTGGAACTCGAGCAGCTCGGTTACAAGATTGCGATTTTTCCAGTGACGGCCTTGCTGGCCTCTGTACAAGCAATGACTGGCGTCTATAAGCACTTTAAAGACTCTGGTTCATCTATTAACAATCCCGTTGATTTGTTTGACTTCGGTGAATTATCAAAACTAATGGGTTTTGAAGATGTATGGGAATTTGAAAAACGATTTGTAGAAGTTAAATAA
- a CDS encoding CidA/LrgA family protein, with protein sequence MIFGLVQILLFQSLGELVSKFLLPTLPGPVIGLVLLVCWLVIRKGINAELAAVADTFSQYLGLLFVPAAVGVVLFLPQLKANAFAIITALIGSVILTIGSSAVVVRFLSKKENHE encoded by the coding sequence ATGATTTTTGGCCTAGTTCAAATCCTCCTCTTTCAAAGCCTTGGTGAGCTGGTTTCTAAGTTCCTTCTACCCACCCTCCCAGGCCCAGTTATTGGGCTAGTTCTATTAGTTTGCTGGCTTGTCATACGCAAAGGCATCAATGCGGAGCTGGCAGCTGTAGCAGACACTTTTAGTCAATACCTTGGCCTCTTATTTGTACCTGCCGCTGTCGGGGTGGTTCTATTTCTGCCGCAACTCAAGGCAAACGCCTTTGCGATCATTACAGCACTCATTGGTAGCGTCATCCTCACGATAGGCTCTAGCGCTGTCGTTGTTCGCTTTCTGAGCAAGAAAGAAAATCATGAGTGA
- a CDS encoding LrgB family protein, whose amino-acid sequence MSEKHSIVEIWVYLSGSPLFALFITLAAYQIGLTIYKHSKQNPLANPVAIAILIVASIIQLIDMPYSSYFEGAQFIHFLLGSATVSLAIPIYRGLNSLKGRSIPLLASLCTGGLVSIVSAVGIATLLGADNSITGAMYPKSVTAPIAMGIAERINVSPTLTAIFAVSTGILGAILAPFVLNALGMKAWWQRGFAIGIGAHGIGTSRAFSIHPEAGTYASLAMGMNGVISAVAIPIIYHILNR is encoded by the coding sequence ATGAGTGAGAAGCATTCCATCGTAGAAATTTGGGTATACCTATCCGGTAGCCCCCTATTCGCACTCTTTATTACCTTGGCAGCCTATCAAATTGGGTTAACTATCTATAAGCACTCAAAACAAAATCCATTGGCCAATCCTGTGGCGATTGCAATTTTGATTGTGGCTAGCATCATCCAACTGATTGATATGCCCTATTCAAGTTATTTTGAAGGTGCGCAATTTATTCACTTCTTATTAGGCTCAGCAACAGTATCACTTGCAATCCCAATCTACCGAGGCCTGAACAGTCTTAAAGGTCGCTCCATTCCCCTATTGGCTTCGCTGTGCACGGGCGGCTTGGTGTCTATTGTGAGTGCGGTAGGTATTGCTACCCTCCTTGGGGCTGATAACAGCATCACTGGAGCCATGTATCCCAAGTCTGTGACTGCGCCGATTGCAATGGGTATTGCAGAAAGAATCAATGTTTCGCCAACACTAACTGCTATCTTTGCAGTCAGCACTGGAATACTGGGTGCAATCCTAGCGCCATTTGTTTTAAATGCGCTTGGTATGAAAGCATGGTGGCAACGAGGATTTGCAATTGGTATCGGTGCTCATGGCATCGGTACCTCACGTGCTTTTAGTATTCACCCAGAAGCGGGAACCTATGCAAGTTTGGCGATGGGAATGAATGGCGTTATTAGCGCCGTTGCCATTCCCATCATTTATCACATATTGAATCGTTGA
- a CDS encoding aspartate aminotransferase family protein, which produces MSAYWLPFTPNRYFHQHPKIMQSAKGAYYYDDHGRKLFDGLSGLWCSPLGHADPRIGAAISKQYETMDYCPAFQMASEETFRLATRIADMAPKGLDKVFFTNSGSEAVDTALKIAIGYHRVMGNASRIRMIGRDRAYHGVGMGGISVGGMVANRKMFASMMMPGVDHLPHTLNLSQMAFSKGMPTWGAHLADELEKIVALHDANTIAAVILEPVQGSTGVIVPPQGYLQKIREICTKHGILLIFDEVITGFGRLGANFGADRFGVVPDMITFAKAITNGVIPLGGVIVRGDIYDSIIANGGQEQAIEFFHGYTYSGHPIPTAAGHAVLDIFESDDLVNRAKTLEPVLENGLHAMKGKLGLLDIRNFGLSGAIELEPIAGKPGLRALKVLEACIERGALVRVAGDVIAVGPPFISEPKEVEFLCSVLGDAVDAAMKINS; this is translated from the coding sequence ATGTCAGCATATTGGCTGCCATTCACGCCCAATCGATATTTTCACCAACATCCCAAGATCATGCAGTCCGCAAAGGGAGCTTACTACTACGATGATCATGGGCGTAAGCTCTTTGATGGCCTGTCTGGTCTTTGGTGCTCACCTTTGGGGCATGCTGATCCACGTATTGGTGCGGCGATATCTAAACAATATGAAACGATGGATTATTGCCCCGCATTTCAGATGGCAAGCGAAGAAACCTTTCGCCTAGCAACTCGTATTGCAGACATGGCTCCGAAAGGTTTGGACAAAGTCTTTTTTACAAACTCGGGTTCAGAGGCTGTTGATACTGCCTTAAAGATTGCTATTGGATATCACCGTGTGATGGGCAATGCCTCTCGCATTCGCATGATTGGTCGGGATCGTGCCTACCATGGCGTTGGTATGGGTGGTATTTCGGTTGGGGGAATGGTTGCCAATCGCAAAATGTTTGCCAGCATGATGATGCCCGGTGTCGATCATTTACCGCACACACTAAACCTTTCTCAGATGGCTTTTTCAAAAGGGATGCCAACTTGGGGTGCTCACCTAGCTGATGAGTTAGAAAAGATCGTTGCCTTGCATGATGCCAATACGATTGCAGCAGTAATTTTGGAGCCTGTGCAGGGTTCAACGGGTGTGATAGTGCCCCCACAAGGTTATCTTCAAAAAATTCGTGAGATTTGTACTAAACATGGCATCTTATTGATCTTTGATGAAGTGATTACCGGCTTTGGTCGTCTAGGCGCTAATTTTGGCGCAGATCGATTTGGTGTAGTTCCAGACATGATTACTTTTGCCAAGGCGATTACTAATGGTGTGATTCCATTAGGTGGGGTGATTGTTCGTGGCGATATCTATGACAGCATCATTGCCAATGGTGGACAAGAGCAGGCAATTGAATTCTTCCATGGTTATACCTATTCAGGACACCCGATACCAACTGCTGCAGGACATGCGGTGCTCGATATATTTGAGTCGGATGATTTAGTGAATCGCGCAAAGACTTTAGAGCCCGTTCTAGAAAACGGCTTGCACGCCATGAAAGGAAAATTAGGCTTATTGGATATTCGAAACTTTGGACTATCTGGAGCGATAGAGCTTGAGCCTATTGCAGGTAAGCCGGGCTTACGAGCCCTTAAGGTTTTAGAGGCCTGCATTGAGCGTGGCGCACTAGTGCGAGTAGCGGGCGATGTGATTGCTGTAGGCCCACCATTTATTTCAGAGCCAAAAGAAGTGGAATTTCTCTGTAGCGTTCTTGGCGATGCAGTTGATGCTGCAATGAAAATCAATTCTTAA
- a CDS encoding tripartite tricarboxylate transporter substrate binding protein, translating to MTLTKSLLLSIGIFAGLCGSVFAANETDWPKKPIVAIVSFPAGGSTDIFARSVTAPLAEALGQSVVVDNKPGAGGMIGLQAAAKAAPDGYTIHISALTNQSISSALFKNPPADLQKDFVPVALIGAVPHLIVINPTVPAKNLPELIAFIKSKKGNFNYASQGNGSLSHLESTMFMERIGASGTHIPYKGSSFALPDLIAGNTLMMFDSVTASLPHIQSGKLRPIAIAAADRSPLMPNVPTLGQDGMKSFDVENFYAVYVPKGTSPAIVAKLEREIRKILTNPDFKTRMAAQGIHPQFANSEKLAEITTNEANKWEKVVKSANVKVD from the coding sequence ATGACCTTAACCAAATCTCTTCTATTAAGTATTGGCATCTTTGCAGGCTTATGCGGATCTGTTTTTGCTGCAAATGAAACCGATTGGCCCAAGAAACCCATCGTTGCGATAGTGTCCTTTCCTGCTGGTGGCTCCACTGACATTTTTGCTAGAAGTGTCACCGCTCCACTAGCAGAAGCTTTGGGTCAATCCGTTGTAGTTGACAACAAACCAGGCGCGGGTGGAATGATTGGTCTTCAAGCGGCAGCAAAGGCTGCACCAGATGGCTATACGATTCATATTAGCGCCCTTACCAATCAGTCAATATCTTCGGCGCTATTTAAAAATCCTCCTGCTGACTTACAAAAAGATTTTGTTCCAGTTGCATTAATAGGCGCCGTTCCACATTTGATCGTGATCAACCCAACCGTTCCTGCAAAGAACCTTCCTGAGCTGATTGCATTTATTAAATCTAAAAAAGGAAATTTTAATTACGCTTCTCAAGGCAACGGAAGTCTTTCGCACTTGGAATCAACTATGTTTATGGAGCGCATTGGCGCCAGTGGAACCCATATTCCTTATAAAGGTAGTAGCTTCGCTCTGCCCGATCTAATAGCCGGCAATACCTTGATGATGTTTGATAGCGTGACCGCCTCCTTACCACATATTCAAAGCGGTAAATTACGCCCGATTGCCATTGCAGCTGCTGACCGATCCCCTCTTATGCCAAACGTGCCCACCTTAGGCCAGGACGGCATGAAATCATTTGATGTTGAAAACTTTTATGCAGTCTATGTTCCAAAAGGTACATCGCCCGCTATTGTTGCCAAGCTTGAACGTGAAATTCGCAAGATATTGACGAATCCTGATTTCAAAACACGCATGGCCGCTCAAGGCATTCATCCGCAATTTGCCAATTCTGAGAAGCTTGCTGAAATTACTACAAATGAAGCAAATAAATGGGAGAAAGTAGTAAAGTCTGCCAATGTCAAAGTTGATTAA
- a CDS encoding tripartite tricarboxylate transporter substrate binding protein: MKCIPKFLTVFFLFGSLLATNSYAQANYPNRPIRLIIPFTPGGVTDTSGRFIAEQLSLKLGQQVIADNKPGASGNIGTQMVATAEPDGYTLLLGYAGTLSINPSLFDKVPFDSVKDFSPIGKIGDAILIIVANNDFPGKTLGDVIAISKKDRNGLSYGTSGSGGTPHIAGELFKQKTGANLVHVPYKGGGQALLDLLGGNIPLVYTAVAGANQYVATGRIKAIAVSSAKRSPSMPDVPTFIESGVKDFVIDDWVGLLAPAKTPKPIINKLNQALNEILNSPEGRAKLLSMGIFPSPGTPEKFGDQIKGDLIRFAPIVKAAQIKTE; the protein is encoded by the coding sequence ATGAAATGTATTCCTAAGTTTCTAACGGTATTTTTTCTGTTTGGCTCGCTTCTGGCAACAAATAGCTATGCGCAAGCAAATTACCCCAATCGCCCAATTCGTTTAATTATTCCTTTTACACCCGGCGGCGTAACCGATACATCAGGCCGTTTTATAGCTGAACAGTTGTCATTAAAGCTTGGGCAGCAAGTGATTGCCGACAACAAACCAGGCGCCTCTGGAAATATCGGCACCCAAATGGTTGCGACTGCAGAACCTGATGGCTACACTTTATTGCTCGGGTATGCGGGAACGCTATCGATTAATCCATCTTTGTTTGATAAGGTTCCTTTTGACAGCGTTAAAGACTTTAGCCCCATTGGAAAAATTGGTGATGCTATCTTAATCATCGTTGCTAATAATGATTTCCCAGGTAAGACCCTGGGGGATGTGATTGCGATTTCGAAAAAAGATCGCAACGGTCTTTCATATGGAACATCAGGATCAGGTGGAACACCGCATATTGCCGGTGAATTATTTAAGCAAAAGACTGGCGCCAATCTCGTGCATGTTCCCTACAAAGGGGGTGGTCAGGCATTACTAGATTTATTGGGAGGCAATATTCCATTGGTGTACACGGCTGTTGCCGGAGCAAACCAATACGTTGCCACTGGAAGAATTAAAGCGATTGCAGTGTCGAGTGCAAAACGTAGTCCCAGCATGCCTGATGTACCAACTTTTATAGAAAGTGGAGTTAAGGATTTTGTGATTGATGACTGGGTTGGATTGCTGGCACCAGCAAAGACACCCAAACCAATCATTAATAAACTGAATCAAGCCTTAAATGAGATATTGAATTCTCCTGAGGGTAGAGCAAAACTATTATCGATGGGCATCTTCCCTTCGCCCGGTACCCCTGAAAAGTTTGGGGATCAAATTAAGGGTGACCTGATTCGGTTTGCGCCTATTGTGAAGGCGGCTCAGATTAAAACTGAGTAG